Below is a genomic region from Fusarium oxysporum f. sp. lycopersici 4287 chromosome 12, whole genome shotgun sequence.
TCTACCTTAAGTGGGTTATAGTATGGCGAAGCAATATCATTTTCTGGAAGAGATACGCCGTGGTCGCCCTGAAAGATGACCAGTGTCTCATTGGTAACTCCTTGCTTATCCAAGATATCAAGGACCTTGCGAATCCATCTGTCTTCATAGCCAATTGTGTTGATATATCTTGACATCATCTCAAGATGACCACCGTTGGCCATAGGTGTATACTTTTCTGTCTTTGGCAGGTGAAACCGATGGTGGCTGGTAGATGTAATATGGCTCAGAAATACGCGGTTGTTTTCTGTGGTGGCGTTTTTGAAGACATCGGTAATGTAGTCTTCCAGTGGATCCTCTTCAAAGGCGAAGTCGTTAATATTTTCCAACGTGACTGCTCCGTGCTTTGCGTTAGCGCTGCGAAGATATTCCTGGCCAATTATGCCCTCATCTGGGAATCCCATTGCAGACATTAAAGCACCATGGCTATCATAGTCGAGTTTAGCTGCTTGGAAAAAGTAGGACTTCCACTTGTCCTTCTGACTGGTTTTCTTTATACCGGCTTGTTTCTCCTCTGCTTTATTTAGTGCGTTGAAAATATGCGGCAAACAAGGCTGGTAGATATGATGGCTGTAATCCAGATTGAAATCTGCAGCTAGAGGCGCTATACCACAGATTGTACCTGTTAGGCTTTTAAGGGTGTATGTTCCTGAGGTATGTGCGTTGGTGAAGTGAATCCCCCCTCGCTTAGGTCTATTGGCATGCTCAAAACCGTCTGAGTAGTCGCCTGTAATGAAATTTGCTGTTGGTGTTAAGttggcaagcttctcctgAATGTCTTGTGGCAGTCCATGTGGAAAGGTATCAGCAAATCGATTCCAGATTAGACCATTCTTTTTGATAGGGAAGACATCATTTCGGGTACTCTCCAGAAAGAACATAACTATATGTCGAATGTTGAGTTCCTGTAATTTCCCCCGGAGAGAATCTCGTAGGGGCTCGTCTAGGTTTGAGATTCTCATAGGGTCAGACTTGGCGCTATAGTGTGGTTCCTGAAGATACCAATCTTTGAAACCTTCCAGGGCTGGTATGTCCATTGGAAGCCAGCTGAAACGGGTAGGCTGTACCAGTGCGGTACGTTCGTCCCAGCTTCGCTGTACTCCCTTTCCGAAAACTGATGGAATATTGTCGAGGAATGGCGACGAGGCAAAGTCGATGAAAGGTAAAAGCCCAGTAGTCCAAGAAAGAAAGATCAGAGAAGGATCCTTGGGTCGAATAAAAGTAAGGATAAAAAGTGCCGTTAACAGAAGAGTAACAATCGGGTAAGGAAGTATGCGTAGAAAACGACCAAGTTTAGATCTTCGTACTGGTGAACCACCTCTGGAGCTTCGTGGTGAACTCAACAGTGAGGTCGAAGGCGAGCTGAACTTTCCCTTAAATTCCTTGTCTTGATATGAGGTGCTCTCGATGTCGAGCCATGACAGATCATCTCGTTGCGATAACGGATCGTAACCAAATCGATGGCCCAATCGGCGACAGATGAAAGTAATTGGCCAGTTGACGAGATCTCCACCCCAGCCAAAGAGAGAGTAGCAAGCGACCTGAAGCAGTGCGCTTAAGCAAGCGCAGACACAGAAGACACCGATGAAAGCTGTCAGGCCCGATAGAATAATTGCTTGAGCAGTTGGGTCGGCCATGAAACCGATATTGCGCCAGTGGATTTCAGATCCTGAGACTAGATAAAAGGAAACTGAGACAGTGCAAATGATAGTGTTGTAGGTCATCACGGAGAATGCAAGTATATTGACGGTTCTCCGTAGCTTGCCAGCACTAGGCACCCAATGACTTAGGAGAAGTCTGATTAGAAGGAGTAGGAGGATATCTTGAgtaaagaaggagaaaaagaagagaagcatgCGCTTGGGCGTCACTGAAGCTCTGTGATTATGAAGATGCACTCCTTTAGCAGCACATACTGCCAATGTGGTAAGAGTGAAAGCAAGGCGTTGGTTAGCTAGTTTTGAGGCATATAGTAAACATATCCTCCTGAAGGGGGCCATCTTGAATGACGTGCTGACTAAAAAGCGAGGAAAGGAAGGGAAAATGGAAATAGGGAGCCAAGACTCTTTTTCTTAAATACACAATTTACAATGCGCAGACGTGACTCCCCTTTGATTAATATCACCCCATAATACCTAGCTCCATTAACCGACCGAACATGGTTTGGGCATTACTGTTGACCACGCGAGCAGGAAGAAGTAATCTGGACCATTAATAGCGCTTACTTAGACCGCGCCGCAATATGCGCTCGAGATGCCTTTTGGTTTGTCGCGTCGTATAATCGCTCGTATTGGATTTTCAGCTCTAGCCCAGACTGGGCTAGACTCAATGCCAAATGTGGGGTCTAGGGGTCTGGGTCCGGCTAAGTGGCAGCTTCCCCTGACTTGATGAAATGGAGCCCTTAGCAAACGGCACCTTGCTGCCGTGTTTGGTCATGACACTTCACAGAGATTGAGTTTGCATGTGCGTAGTCTTTGCCGACATCCGGTAAGTTGACGTTCCTGGAACCTTGATTTCTCTTATGCAATGAAGACGTTTCATCAACAGGTTGCAGCAAAAAGGGTGCATAACCAATGCATGTCTTTCTGGAGAGGGGCTTCGAAACATCCCATGGCGCCTGGAGGATCGTGTTCCACCAGCAGGATTGTAATTTGTAGGGCTATGCTGAGTCAAGCGAAATGTCGCGTGCTTTAAGGGACAGGCTAACGGGTAAGACGGGTGAACCTGTTCCAGATAGATTCTAGACCCTGGGCTGCATATAAAGACATTTGTGGCTGCTATGGCTTGTGGTAGTGCTAAATAAAATTTCGGCACCTTCCGTTTTTTCTCGGCTTCCGCGCCCTGCGAAGCAGACCAAGGGTCCAAGGCTGATGTGGCAGACCAGGATTATCATTCAGCTCCTGCCTGAAATTTCTTCTGCATCCGCAAAGACCCATATTATCCTCGGCAAGATGCTGCCAAGGCACCAACGTTTACGGAGGTCAGTCTCAAAAGTCTTTGCCCAAGATGACTTACGCCACAATTACTTGGCCCTGTCAGGTACAGAAGTATACAAGAGAAAATAAAGTCTATTGAGGCACTGCCCTGTAATCaccttataattataaggtGTTTAGGGAGAATCTCTAAGTATTTTACTGACTGCAACTGGTATGCCTTAATTATGTTCAGTGACTGTATCTCTGGTATCTTATCAAAAGTGGGTCGTTCAGCCATGGCCTTCTTTGGCAAACACCTTTGAGACCGACCTCCGTATCAACGGGTTAATTAAACCGGATGGATTATGTAATGCAGAttgttcttttcttccaGGGATGTCAGAAGGGATTATTTCCGCCTGAATTCTCGTCGTGCCAGTCTATAGTATCTTCTTCGTTAAGAGTTTATTAGATATTCATCGCTTGATGTCTAGTAGCTTCACTTAGACCTAGACTTCCACTCGGCAGTGAATGGTGCTGCTGCACCGGTTACATTGACGATAGGCATTTTTAAAAGCCTCAAGCTTCAATGCAGCACATATGATAGTGGTGTCGTGAAGCGTTCCGATCAGTATCTTTACGAAGCTGTACTTTTAGGAAGCTGTATTTAGTATCAGCAGAATAGGGTGTAAAGGAGCAGATGCAGAGAGTACCTGACTAGACGGAGAAGTGGCGGAGGTGTTTTATTGATATGGTGCcattatatataacctatGTATTTTGCTATGGATCGAAAAGAATAGAGGAATTTACGTCTGGGTGTCCCGGATTGGCCTCGGTGTCCATGAACCAGAATGTTCCCCCGCAGCATCGTCAATCCCCGCATTGATTAATGCCGCTTACTCCGGATCATCAATCGATAACTAAATAATGACATAATTTGTCTACTTCAGGAAATGATGATCGCCAAGCTCGGGCCGAATTGCAAGCCTTGAACAAAAGCCGTTAGAATTTTGACGATTTCAGAGCTAACTTGCGGGGTTACCAAGATTTTGGCATGGTCTGATTACCGATCTTTGATTTCTTGTTCATTTTCATCGAGATGTCAAATAAAACGTCGAACTCTTTTTTCGGGTCTTTGAGACTTCCTTGCCAGATTGTTTATATATCATAGCTTGCCTCTACGAGAACAATCCAGTAAAATCTGCTGGTTACTGAGTGTATATCACCAAATGGGATAACCGACACCATGCTTTCCTCAGTACGTCAAGACAAACTCTTAAATTCATCAAGCTCATACTTCTTACGATAACTCCTCTTTATCCCTTTACATCACTCGAATGCTAATTCTTCTGATGTAGCATCTCAATTATGTCATTTTGACGCTTCTCTCTTCAATAACGCTGGCAACCAGTACTAACGACCATGACCGCATTAAAAAATGCCATCAACGTCATAGCACATTCAGCCACTCACGCAAAGCCAGCAACATCTACAAAACCTCCTTCTCCGGCGTAACATGGGATAACGACAATTGGCTCCTTACCACAACCAGGGTTCAAATCCATACCACGAAATCCACATATGGATCCATAATGTGGATCCATATCCATTCCATTCCATTCCACGTGGGCTTCAGCATTTCCATATCCACGCCACGAAGCCCCTTCCACATGTTCCACATGTGGAAATCGTGGAATATTTTAGGTGGGGTTCGAAAATACCTTGATTTCCTTGTGAAATCCCGCATATCCTAAGTACTTTCTATCACCcacaacaacacaacatcGATTTGCCACCCCATTTTCCTCCGTACACAATGAGTCCATTCTGGGGGCTTCACTGTTACTCGCGTTACTACCCCAAATCGAAATGGCCACTCCCCATCCTACCAAGTCAACCACATCCGTTCCAGAACGAACAGAAGAGGACAATCAACGGCTCTTTCAGCTCTACAAAAGCTGGATCTTGACGGAGAGAGACGGCAAGGCGCGTCTATAGGTATATCGGTTCGGCTACGAATATCCAGCATAACAAGAAACAGGAACGTCGGTGGGTGTGTTGCCTTTGCGTCAAGCAACGGCGGATTTTAATGGACCAATGACAAAAACATTGACGTCACCGAGGGCGGGCGGGACCCATTAATTACCATTGTTGGACGAAGTAGGTTTCCATTCCACGAATTCCACAATATGGATCCATTTCCATAATGGATCCATTTCCACCCATTCCACATCGAAATTATTAGTCAGCATCCATATCCACGCCATATTCACAAATGTGTCGTGGAGTGTCGTGGATTTGAACCCTGACCACAACCAACCTCGACCAAGGCCACTATCAATCTCGCGGGTCAGTAGCAAACGGCTACCTCGGCATCAATGTTGCCGCCGTCGGCCCCTTCTTTGAGATCGAtgccgatgaagaaggcGGTGTCATCAACGGCTGGCCGCTCTTCTCAAGACGGCAGACCTTTGCAACTATCGCCGGCTTCTACGATGCACAGCCCAAGACAAACGGGACCAACTTTCCATGGCTTTTGCAGTATGGCTATGAGAGTGTCATTAGTGGTGTTCCGCACTGGAGCGGACTTATTCTCGATCTAGGAGATGATGTGTATCTTGATGCGACGGTTGATAATCGAACTGTTCATAACTTTACGTCGACTTATGACTTCAAGGCTGGCATTCTGGAGTGGTCGTATACCTGGAAGCCAAAGGATCGGAAGGGCTCCTATCAGATCAAGTACCGCTTGTTTGCGCACAAACTCCACGTCAATCAGGCCATCGTGGATCTAACGATTGTCCCATCCACCGACTCGGAAGCGACAGTTGTCAACGTCATTGATGGATACTCGGCAGTGCGTTCAGACTTTGTCAAGTCAGgccaggatgaagatggaggcATATTCTCAGCTGTCCGACCCGTTGGAATCGCCAATGTGACCGCCTACATATACGCACAAGTCAACGGATCAAAGTCCCTCGACCTGTCTCGCCGCAAATTGGTCCATGGAAAGCCGTATGTGCACACCAACGAATCATCTATTGCACAAGCCATCCCTGTCAAGTTCTCAGCTGGTGTTCCGGTTCATATCACCAAATACGTAGGAGCCGCCTCCTCCGACGCCTTTGAAGATCCAGAAAAGACTGCGAAGGAGGCTTCAAATAGAGCATTGGAGGAAGGGTACGAAAAGTCTCTTTTATCACATCTCAAGGAATGGGAGAGCGTCATGCCGAGTGATTCCGTGGACAGCTACGCCTTTCCCGAGAACGACACGCTCCCTGACGATGAGTACATCATCGACTCTGCCATCATTGCCGTCACAAACACCTACTACCTCCTCCAAAACACAGTCGGCAAGAGTGCACAAAAGGCAGTATCAGGAGCCCCCGTGAACATCGACAGTATCTCAGTCGGCGGCCTCACCTCCGACTCCTACGCCGGGCTCATCTTCTGGGACGCTGACCTTTTCATGCAACCCGGTCTCACAACATCACACCCAGAAGCTGCTCAGCGAATAACGAACTACCGCGTGGCCAAGTACGACCAGGCCAAGAAAAACATCGCCACTTCTTTTGCGGGCTCTCAAAACAAGACCAAGTTCTCGGAATCAGCGGCTGTGTATCCGTGGACGAGTGGACGATTTGGGAATTGCACTGCTACTGGTCCTTGCTGGGACTACGAGTACCATTTGAATGGGGATATTGGGATATCTTTGGTGAATCAGTGGGTTACGAGCGGTGATACCGACTTCTTCAAGGAGACACTGCTGCCGATTTATGACTCGGTGGCGAATCTTTTTGCGGATTTGCTGAAACCCAATGGATCGTCGTGGACTATCACAAATATGACTGACCCCGTGGGTTTCATCGGCTGCTTACCTTCGTTTCGAATGCTGATCTATGTATAGGATGAGTATGCCAACCATATCGACGCCGGCGGTTTCACCATGGCACTTGCCTCGGAGACCTTGATCCAGGCCAACCAGATCCGCAGACAGTTTGGAATGACAGAGAATAAGACGCAGGACGAAATAGCCTCTGATGTGCTTTTCATCAGAGAGAACGGCATAACTTTGGAGTTCACGACTATGAATGGCAGCGCCATCGTGAAGCAGGCTGACGTGGTGCTCATGAGCTTTCCTCTGGGTTACAACGATAACTACACTGACCAGAATGGACTCGACGATCTCGACTATGTAAGTTTACCAACATTATGATCGCATATGGAAATTCTGACTTAAATGGTGTTGAAAGTACGCGAACAAGCAGTCTCCCGATGGGCCAGCAATGACCTGGGCAATCTACTCCATTGTAGCGGACGAGCTCTCACCATCCGGTTGCTCAGCATACACCTACTCACAATACTCCTACAAACCTTATACACGACCTCCCTTCTACCAGCTTTCAGAACAGTTGGTAGATAACGCAACCGTCAACGGCGGCACGCATCCTGCATATCCCTTCCTCACTGGCCACGGAGGCGCTAACCAAGTGACTATCTTTGGATACCTTGGCCTACGGCTTTTTCCTGACCAAGGTCTCCACGTCAACCCGAATTTGCCGCCTCAGATTCCGTATCTGAAGTATCGAACGTTCTACTGGCGTGGTTGGCCTATCTCTGCTTGGTCGAATTACACGCATACTACTATTTCTCGACACCCGACGACTAAACCTCTCGATGTTGCGGATTCTCGGTACGCTAATAAAGGTATTGCGGTTTATGCTGGGAAAATGGGAGACTCTGCACTTCATCATTTGACATTCGATGAGCCTGTCGTTATCAAGAACAGACAGATAGGCAGTGTTAACACAGTGCACGGCAATCTAGCTCAGTGCCGACCGGTAAAATCTTCCAACTCTTATGAGCCAGGGCAGTTTCCCATTGCTGCTGTAGACGGAGCTACTTCGACAAAGTGGCAGCCCTCAAAGGCCGCTGAGGTCAGCTCACTGACTGTTTCTCTTGCGAAAAAGGACGTTGGATCTAAGGTCAAGGGCTTCTACTTCGATTGGGCTGATGCCCCACCTATCAACGTCACAGTTCTGTTCCACAACAAAACCATTGATGATCCGACAAAGGTATATGGGACATCGAGCCATGACTCGGGATATGATGTCGTTGTGTCCATAAAGAAGGTCAAACTCTCGGATGCATACAACGCGAAGACCGATAATCTGGATGCAGTCG
It encodes:
- a CDS encoding hypothetical protein (At least one base has a quality score < 10) — protein: MAPFRRICLLYASKLANQRLAFTLTTLAVCAAKGVHLHNHRASVTPKRMLLFFFSFFTQDILLLLLIRLLLSHWVPSAGKLRRTVNILAFSVMTYNTIICTVSVSFYLVSGSEIHWRNIGFMADPTAQAIILSGLTAFIGVFCVCACLSALLQVACYSLFGWGGDLVNWPITFICRRLGHRFGYDPLSQRDDLSWLDIESTSYQDKEFKGKFSSPSTSLLSSPRSSRGGSPVRRSKLGRFLRILPYPIVTLLLTALFILTFIRPKDPSLIFLSWTTGLLPFIDFASSPFLDNIPSVFGKGVQRSWDERTALVQPTRFSWLPMDIPALEGFKDWYLQEPHYSAKSDPMRISNLDEPLRDSLRGKLQELNIRHIVMFFLESTRNDVFPIKKNGLIWNRFADTFPHGLPQDIQEKLANLTPTANFITGDYSDGFEHANRPKRGGIHFTNAHTSGTYTLKSLTGTICGIAPLAADFNLDYSHHIYQPCLPHIFNALNKAEEKQAGIKKTSQKDKWKSYFFQAAKLDYDSHGALMSAMGFPDEGIIGQEYLRSANAKHGAVTLENINDFAFEEDPLEDYITDVFKNATTENNRVFLSHITSTSHHRFHLPKTEKYTPMANGGHLEMMSRYINTIGYEDRWIRKVLDILDKQGVTNETLVIFQGDHGVSLPENDIASPYYNPLKVEL